In the Psychromicrobium lacuslunae genome, ACATCAGTGGTCTGAGCAGAAAGTACTGTAGCCACTAAAAGCTCGAAAGGGTTGCGAAAATCCAATTCCGCGTGCGCATAGGGGTATTGCTCGGCGAGCGTCCGGTTAATTTTTCGGGCCCGCCGTTTGAGACTCAGAGCTGTCTCAGCACCCGCCCCAACACCTTTAGACAACTAGCTGTCCCGAGGAGCGCGCTCGATATTGCGCAGGTCACGCAACACCCCGAGCTTCCCATCAGCGTTCTGAACGATATAGTCATAGCCCCGGTCCTGCAGTGCCAAGAACCAACTGCCGGGCTCGATGTTGTAGAGGAAGCCGCCAGTGTGTTCATCGACCACCGCCTTGGGCTTATCGACAGCAAACCAGAATGCTTCCTGGGTCACCTCGCCTGCCGTGTTCTGGTTCGGTCGGTCCGCAGGATCGACCGTGGCCGCAAAGCTCTCCGGTTCCTTCGGCTCGGCCGCTAGCTGTGGCGCCGGTTCCGGCTCGTGGTGGGCTGGCAGTGGGGCCGAGCTGATCTGCGGTTCTTCTGCGGGCAGCGATTCCTCAGGCGCCGGGGTGGGCAAAAGTCCCGGCTGCTCGACCGCAGCTGGCTGCTGAGCCGGCAACTCGGCCGCCGTTTCAGCGGGCACGGCAGCGGCTGGGGCGGCGCCGCTTTCCTCGCTCCTACTCACCTCATCGCTTGGCTGCTCAGCCGGCAGTTCGGTCTGCGAGTCGACTGAGTCAGCTGCCTCAGCTGACCTAGCAGGCGACTGCCCGGCATGCGCCAGCGGATTGAGATTGGTCTCTGGGGCCGCAGCGCCGCTGGCAAGCACGCCAGCTGAGGCAGCCGAGTCGACTGAGTCATTTGAGGGGACTGGGTCAGCTGCAGGGTGCTGCCATCGAGTGGATTCAATTGGCTGAACAGGTTGCGGCTCAGCGAAGGTAGAGCCGACCAGATCAACCGGCTGCTGAGCGTTCTTCTGATCGGCCAAGGCTGCCGCTGACCGGCTTGCGGAGCCGGTCGCGACTTTACCGTCGGCAAGGGCCGGTATCCATGGTGAAAGCACCGTGCTGAGCAACATCACCACTGCTCCGATCAGCGAAATCAAGTAGCCAATCGAGAAACCAACTCCAACGCTGGTCACCGTGGCGAGGAAGAAGAACGCGGTCGCGAAGGAAGCCACCACCGAGCTGAATTGCTCAAGTGTCAGAGAGCCAATGCGCACCTGCCTAAGGACCTTGAAACCACGCAGCAAGAGCAGCACCAGCACTGCGAGCGGCAGCAGGATGCCGATGCCCAGATAAAACAGATTGTTGACGGTCCAGAAATTGCCCGCCCCACGAACGGCCAGCGGCAATAGAGTGCCAATGAACATCAGCACGACGGCGGCAATGATCACCAGATCTCGGAGCGCGAAGGGCCCGAGCGTCACCCCGCCGGTCGAGGCGCTGCCCGCGTCAGGTGCGCTGCCCACCGTCGAGCTTGGCGCATCAAGCTGTGCTGAGTCGGAAGTCGGCGTCGCGCCGCTCTTCGACTGCGTCGCCCAGGGCGAGACCTGACCCACCGCTTGGGTCTGCTGCGTGTCGCTCATATTCTTCTCCTTGCAGGCCCGCGGCGGGCCTTTTCGATAGAAAGCTCCCTTACAGAGTAGTAAGACGACCCGGCAAACCAAAGCGAGGGGGCTCCGTTCAGCTGGAAAAAGGGACCTCTCGGCGCAGCACGGACCCACAAACTTAATATGATGTGAGCTGGCACACCATCTTCCACTCAGGCGCGCTAGGGTAGGAATTAATCCAGCAACTCTGACGAGATGAGGCAAAAGATGGCCGAAAATAACCAGAATGACGCACTAGAGAACCTGTTGCACGAGAATCGCCAGTTTCCGCCGAGCCCCGAATTCGCGGCGAACGCGGTGGCGCAGGCCAGCCTCTACGAAGAGGCAGCAGCGGATCGACTCGGCTTCTGGGCTAAGCAAGCCCGCGAACTGCTCAGTTGGAGCAAAGACTTCGAGACGACCCTCGATTGGTCAGAAGCTCCTTTTGCTAAATGGTTTGTCGGTGGCGAGATCAACGCGGCCTACAATGCGCTTGACCGGCACGTCGAAGCTGGCAATGGCGATCGGGTGGCTATTTACTGGGAGGGCGAGCCCGGTGACACCCGGCAGATTAGTTATGCCCAGCTCACCGAAGAAGTGAAAAAGGCGGCAAACGCTTTTGAAGCGCTCGGCGTCGCCAAGGGTGATCGGGTGGCTATCTATTTGCCGATGATTCCCGAAGCTGTCATTTCAATGCTGGCCTGCGCGCGGATTGGAGCCATTCATTCAGTGGTGTTCGGCGGCTTCTCTGCCGATGCTTTGCGCAACCGGATCGACGATGCGGAAGCAAAGCTGGTGGTCACTGCCGACGGCACCTATCGCCGCGGTGCACCGAGCGCCCTCAAACCCGCCGTCGACGCCGCCCTTTCCGCCCCGGGGCATACCGTGCAACACGTCGTGGTGGTGAAGCGGAACGGCGAACCGGTGGACTGGACCGAGGGCCGCGATCTCTGGTGGTCGGAATCGGTCGAGACCGCGAGCGCTGAGCACCAGGCTGTGCCGCACGATTCTGAGCACCCGCTGTTTATTCTGTACACCTCGGGCACCACCGGTAAGCCAAAGGGTATTCTGCACACCACCGGCGGCTATTTGACGCAGACCGCCTATAGCCATAAGAACGTTTTTGACCTGCACCCGGAGAGCGATGTCTACTGGTGCGCCGCGGATATTGGCTGGGTCACCGGGCACAGCTATATTGCTTATTCCCCGCTCGTCAACGGCGCCTCAATGGTGATGTACGAAGGCACCCCAGATACCCCGCACCAGGGCCGCTGGTGGGAAATCGTGCAGAAGTACAAGGTCACCATCCTGTACGCGGCGCCCACCGCGATCCGCACCTTCATGAAATGGGGTCGAGAGATTCCGGATAAGTACGATCTCTCTTCGCTCAAACTGCTCGGCTCGGTCGGAGAGCCGATTAACCCAGAGGCCTGGATCTGGTACCGCGAGGTGATCGGCGGCGGCAAGACTCCTATTGTTGACACCTGGTGGCAGACCGAGACCGGCGGCATGATGATCTCGCCATTGCCTGGCGTCACCGCCACCAAGCCCGGCTCCGCCCAGGTGCCGCTGCCCGGCATTGAGGTTGATGTGGTGGATGATCTTGGTGTCCCGGTGCAGAACGGCCAAGGCGGCTACCTGGTGGTCAAATCGGCTTGGCCGTCCATGCTGCGTGGCATCTGGGGCGACCCGGAGCGCTATAAAGACACTTACTGGTCCCGCTTCGACGGTATGTACTTTGCTGGGGACGGCGCGAAGAAAGACGAGGACGGCGATATTTGGCTGCTTGGCCGGGTCGACGATGTAATGAACGTTTCCGGACACCGGCTCTCCACCACCGAGATCGAGTCCGCACTGGTCAGTCATGAATCGGTAGCCGAGGCCGCCGTCGTCGGTGCCGCCGATGAAACCACCGGCCAGGCAGTGGTTGCCTTCGTCATCTTGCGGGGCTCAGCGGTCGATGATGCCGATATTGAGCAGACCTTGCGGAATCACGTCGGCAAAGAGATCGGCCCAATTGCCAAACCGAAGCGGATTTTGGTGGTGCCTGAGTTACCAAAGACTCGTTCCGGCAAGATCATGCGCAGGCTCCTCAAGGACATCGCTGAAGGCCGGGAAGCTGGCGACGCCACCACGCTGGCCGACGTCGGAATCATGCAGGTGATTTCGGACAGCCTGAAGAAATAGCTCTCCGCGGGGCCAGCAGCACAGGTCCCGCCTACCCGGTAATCCGCCGTCGAGTGTCGAGTTTTGGGGCTTAAAACCCACTTTTAAGCCCCAAAACTCGACACTCGACCTCGTTAAGGAGTATGTATTTGATCTTTTTTGTTCCATTCTGAGTGATAATGATCTATCGTTGTGGCACAGCTCACATCCTTTAAAGGAGAAATGATGTCCGCAATGAAGCATTCGTCATTCGCAGGTTCC is a window encoding:
- the acs gene encoding acetate--CoA ligase yields the protein MRQKMAENNQNDALENLLHENRQFPPSPEFAANAVAQASLYEEAAADRLGFWAKQARELLSWSKDFETTLDWSEAPFAKWFVGGEINAAYNALDRHVEAGNGDRVAIYWEGEPGDTRQISYAQLTEEVKKAANAFEALGVAKGDRVAIYLPMIPEAVISMLACARIGAIHSVVFGGFSADALRNRIDDAEAKLVVTADGTYRRGAPSALKPAVDAALSAPGHTVQHVVVVKRNGEPVDWTEGRDLWWSESVETASAEHQAVPHDSEHPLFILYTSGTTGKPKGILHTTGGYLTQTAYSHKNVFDLHPESDVYWCAADIGWVTGHSYIAYSPLVNGASMVMYEGTPDTPHQGRWWEIVQKYKVTILYAAPTAIRTFMKWGREIPDKYDLSSLKLLGSVGEPINPEAWIWYREVIGGGKTPIVDTWWQTETGGMMISPLPGVTATKPGSAQVPLPGIEVDVVDDLGVPVQNGQGGYLVVKSAWPSMLRGIWGDPERYKDTYWSRFDGMYFAGDGAKKDEDGDIWLLGRVDDVMNVSGHRLSTTEIESALVSHESVAEAAVVGAADETTGQAVVAFVILRGSAVDDADIEQTLRNHVGKEIGPIAKPKRILVVPELPKTRSGKIMRRLLKDIAEGREAGDATTLADVGIMQVISDSLKK